In Cumulibacter manganitolerans, a genomic segment contains:
- a CDS encoding HD domain-containing protein gives MTTPRLEQLWTPYAGDTAAARAEWASLIDRWSEPHRAYHTLEHLLLMLELLAAHGADAETMLAAWYHDAVYDPRSSTNEADSAALAARALGELGLGRLAERVSGLVLRTAGHDGEDLDEQTALLLDADLAILGQPPAIYLRYVEGVRREYAHVPDAEFRTARSAVMAGFLDRGRIYRTAAFAALEPAARANIAAELALYDAASG, from the coding sequence ATGACGACCCCCCGCCTCGAGCAGCTGTGGACGCCGTACGCCGGTGACACCGCGGCGGCGCGCGCGGAGTGGGCCTCGCTGATCGACCGGTGGAGCGAGCCGCACCGGGCGTACCACACGCTCGAGCACCTGCTGCTGATGCTGGAGCTGCTGGCCGCGCACGGCGCGGACGCCGAGACGATGCTGGCCGCCTGGTACCACGACGCGGTCTACGACCCGCGCTCGAGCACGAATGAGGCCGACAGCGCCGCCCTCGCCGCCCGCGCCCTGGGCGAGCTCGGGCTCGGCCGGCTGGCCGAGCGCGTCAGCGGGCTGGTGCTGCGCACCGCCGGGCACGACGGCGAGGACCTCGACGAGCAGACCGCGCTGCTGCTGGATGCGGACCTGGCCATCCTCGGCCAGCCGCCGGCGATCTACCTGCGCTACGTCGAGGGCGTCCGCCGCGAGTACGCACACGTCCCCGACGCGGAGTTCCGCACCGCGCGCAGCGCCGTCATGGCGGGGTTCCTGGACCGCGGACGCATCTATCGCACGGCCGCGTTCGCGGCCCTGGAGCCGGCCGCCCGTGCCAACATCGCCGCCGAGCTGGCGCTCTACGACGCCGCCTCGGGCTAG
- a CDS encoding DUF4031 domain-containing protein, with protein sequence MPLYVDQPVWQWRGRQWAHLISDRSFDDLHHAARALQIPERAFDGDHYDIPQERWADVVAYGARPVSSREIVRLLTAAGLRRPKGRPRAAGRG encoded by the coding sequence ATGCCGTTGTACGTCGATCAGCCCGTCTGGCAGTGGCGGGGGCGCCAGTGGGCGCACCTCATCTCGGACCGCTCGTTCGATGATCTGCACCACGCCGCGCGCGCCCTGCAGATCCCCGAGCGCGCCTTCGACGGTGATCATTACGACATTCCGCAGGAGCGGTGGGCGGACGTCGTGGCGTACGGCGCGCGACCGGTCAGCTCCCGCGAGATCGTCCGGCTGCTCACCGCGGCCGGCCTGCGCCGGCCGAAGGGCCGGCCCCGGGCCGCGGGTCGCGGCTAG